A DNA window from Pseudomonas sp. B21-056 contains the following coding sequences:
- a CDS encoding aspartyl/asparaginyl beta-hydroxylase domain-containing protein, with product MRPPFYEISRFPKLVELADNWEVIREEFLALDAPTLSINRVGKSITQIVDEVAAHMKAGGQYGWLWGWGDNMEIKPEWTQYGLVAYDTPIPYARAAMPRTIELLSKLPGIKLCALLRMEPSVFVSTHAHTGTWEEGLLHMQLTIDAPTTDNYSYLNVKGSFNQSTNGNLVIFDGSLDHFAVNASRAYRTVLYLEFHREKHMAA from the coding sequence ATGCGCCCGCCGTTTTATGAGATCAGCCGTTTTCCCAAGCTTGTGGAGCTTGCCGACAACTGGGAAGTAATTCGTGAAGAGTTTCTCGCCCTCGATGCGCCGACCCTGTCCATCAACCGCGTGGGCAAGTCGATCACCCAGATCGTCGATGAGGTCGCCGCGCATATGAAGGCCGGTGGTCAGTATGGCTGGCTCTGGGGATGGGGCGACAACATGGAAATCAAGCCAGAGTGGACGCAGTACGGCCTGGTTGCCTATGACACTCCGATTCCTTATGCCCGTGCCGCCATGCCTCGGACCATCGAACTGTTGAGCAAGCTTCCCGGTATCAAGCTCTGCGCCTTGCTGCGCATGGAGCCCAGCGTATTCGTCAGCACCCATGCCCACACCGGCACCTGGGAAGAAGGTCTATTGCACATGCAACTGACCATCGACGCACCGACGACCGATAACTACTCTTACCTCAACGTCAAAGGCAGCTTCAACCAGAGCACCAACGGCAATCTGGTGATCTTCGATGGCTCGCTCGATCATTTCGCCGTCAATGCCTCAAGGGCCTACCGCACTGTTTTGTATCTTGAGTTCCATCGCGAGAAGCATATGGCTGCGTGA
- a CDS encoding MFS transporter has protein sequence MNLRSAHWRFDLGRSFYLLWCGESLTVVGTTMMGFALGVWIYSHTGSAMAFSNAILATTLPALVFLPLAGGLADRISHRVIIVCCDVILTLLLFGVIVLLWLDHLEPLHLYIFNCLASIVAAFRKPAYQAAVTTIVAPQKFTRASGLISISKNVSALVAPQLAGIIMAKAGLSMILVLNVVTFCSGTVLVVKAFSHALHTSQRQHVVGKGSVFRSVLRNIASALKFLSVDYLMVWLLVYTVARNALLSLATVMMTPLVLSTLSSQMLGMVYTWSALGGLFGAGLLILIGNPRRLMALVGVADLSLAICVISLGGVLHPVAYCVLAFFAITSACVAEACVSSLWMHKIPSGNRASVFALINMLTIAATSLVIFVGGLLVDHWFQPALVSGGLYADSIGLWLGVGAGRGVGMLFVVAGALFALLPLGILLYRPMRRLAEAQPQAETVQASDSPSVNAL, from the coding sequence TCTTGGACGCAGTTTCTATTTGCTCTGGTGCGGTGAATCGCTGACGGTAGTGGGCACCACGATGATGGGATTTGCCCTGGGTGTCTGGATCTATTCCCACACGGGCTCAGCGATGGCATTTTCCAACGCGATATTGGCGACAACGTTGCCGGCGCTTGTGTTTTTGCCGTTGGCGGGAGGGTTGGCCGACCGGATCAGTCACAGAGTGATCATTGTCTGCTGCGATGTGATCCTGACCTTGCTGCTTTTCGGGGTTATTGTGTTGCTCTGGCTCGATCACCTGGAACCCCTGCATCTGTACATCTTCAATTGCCTGGCTTCAATCGTCGCCGCTTTCCGCAAACCGGCTTATCAGGCGGCCGTCACGACCATTGTCGCGCCGCAGAAATTCACCCGGGCCTCCGGGCTGATCAGCATCAGCAAGAACGTTTCGGCATTGGTAGCGCCGCAACTGGCGGGGATCATCATGGCCAAGGCTGGCCTGTCGATGATTCTGGTTCTGAACGTGGTGACTTTCTGTTCCGGCACCGTACTGGTGGTCAAGGCGTTTTCCCATGCGTTGCACACCTCGCAGCGCCAGCACGTTGTCGGTAAGGGATCGGTGTTTCGCAGCGTGCTGCGCAACATTGCCTCGGCGTTGAAATTCCTTTCTGTCGATTACCTGATGGTCTGGTTATTGGTTTACACCGTGGCACGCAACGCGCTTCTTTCGTTGGCGACGGTGATGATGACGCCGTTGGTGTTGTCTACCCTCAGCAGTCAGATGCTGGGCATGGTTTATACATGGTCGGCCCTGGGAGGATTGTTCGGCGCCGGATTGCTGATTCTTATCGGCAACCCGCGCAGGTTGATGGCCTTGGTGGGAGTGGCCGATCTGTCGCTGGCAATCTGCGTCATCTCATTGGGAGGGGTTCTGCACCCCGTCGCCTATTGTGTCCTGGCGTTCTTCGCCATCACTTCGGCCTGTGTCGCTGAGGCTTGCGTGAGCTCGCTGTGGATGCACAAGATCCCTAGCGGTAATCGCGCCAGTGTGTTTGCGCTGATCAATATGTTGACCATTGCCGCCACGAGCCTGGTGATCTTCGTCGGTGGTTTACTGGTGGATCACTGGTTCCAGCCGGCTCTGGTATCCGGTGGTCTCTACGCTGATTCGATCGGCCTCTGGCTGGGGGTGGGCGCTGGACGTGGCGTAGGAATGCTGTTCGTGGTTGCCGGTGCGCTTTTTGCACTTCTTCCTTTGGGCATTCTGCTCTATAGGCCGATGCGGCGTCTGGCCGAGGCGCAGCCGCAAGCGGAAACCGTACAGGCGAGCGACAGCCCCTCGGTCAACGCCTTGTGA